CGTTGATAAGAAGAAGAGCGAAATAAGTTGTGTGTTCAACTTTCCTCACTCCTCTTAACATTTAGAAGTTATAAAATTGGTTTGGTGAGTTTTAAAAGGAGGGTGGAAGAGGTTGTGGGTTCATTTTTCCTTGGAACAATATGTGTTCAACTTTCATGATACTTTGCTTAGTATGATCATTTGTGTAGTTAtgcttttgttttgaatttgttaGACTAACAACATATCACTGATGTAATTCTTTGTTTCACTTTTCATATGCTAGGACGGATGCTGAATTACTTAAGGACATTGTTGGAGATGTTTTGAAAAGATTGCCTCCTAGATGCCGAAACCAATGTAAAGGAAGGATGGGAATTGAGgatgggttatatatatattatgatttatttgaagactaatatatattttactaatattataCGATAAAGATacataatacaaattaaaataaaagatgaacactaaaatattataattatatgttcAAATACACAAGAAAAAAACTAGTGACTAAAACAGAGTAAGAATGTATTAAagtgaaagagaaaggaaaaaattaaaGCAGGCAATCTATAAtctagtaatatatatatatatatatatatatatatatatatatatatatatatatatatatatataaccccTTCAAAAGATACGCATACATGTGTATTCTCTTACCAACTGAGAATATGGCTTTTATCTGCTCCactaaaaatttcacaaataaTTCTACAAGATGCTTCTTTCTCTAAGGCTTTAAGCAAATGGCCTCTAATGTTTTCATGAATTCTACAAGTTGTATTACCATCAGATTACAGTATATGGATTTAATCATATCACTATAGTTTTGGACCATTCATTGTAGATACCATGGAGTGTGTTTATGACTCAGTTGCAAGCATTACAGCAGAGAAAAAGACATGGAGGATTCAggtgaaaataataagaatgtGGACCATACCAGGTTTACCGAATAGTAGGCAACCATTTTCTGTTGAAATGGTTCTCATGGATGATAaggttgttttttattttaaggatTTACTGAAGGAGTTTCTGAATGTGTACATTTACTTATTGCTCCATTTTGTTTTATAGGGTTGTAAGATTCATGCATCAATGAGAAGGGCCTTGAtctacaagtttattagtatGTTAAAGGAAGGAAACATCTACTGCATGGGCTTTTTTACAGTTGGATCAAATGATGGAGATTATAGAACAACTAAGCATGATTTCAAGCTAAACTTTGAGATTAACACAGTTGTGGAAGAGTTGAAAGAGCCATCCATTACACATTCACCATATTCTTTTGTTCCATTTAACGATATGTTGGAAAAAGAATATGACATGTCTTATTTAGTTGGTATCTGTTTTTTCATCTTTAACTTGTTTCATTTGTATTGGTACTGCCTTTCTTCTACAAAAAGTTTAGCATGTTTGCAAAATGTGATATAtatgcaattttatttcttctgcAGATGTTATTGGATTAGTCACAGGTGTTGTAAGTAAAAGAGAATATATCAGACAAGAGAGAAAAATCAGAATGATAGTTATTGAGATCGAGAGTGGGGGGTAAAAATCATATTCTCCTTGTCTTCATCTTAGTGTTTAAAGTGAAGGATAAACTGCACCACGACTGAAGTATGAGTTACCCATATAAAAAACCTAACAACATTtccaacataaaatattaagatttaaaatttgtgagtccagtttttttatataatactcAACTTTGTTAGTTTtactcaatgtgagacttttaacttatattttccAAGCTATTACTAATAACATATTTCTTATGATTAAATGGCCAAAGACTGAAGATGGACTGTGCTCTCTTTGGAAATTATGTGGATGAATTGAATTCCTTTCTTGGCTCTGGTGAAGTGGCTAGCCCTGTTGTTATACAATTTGCAAGAGTAAAGACTTTTAGAGGTTTGATTCTTTCTTCCTTAACTAACTTTAACGAAACAGAAAGTGTAACATTTTAACATATTCATATATCTCAATTTTACTTCTCAGGTAAAGTATCATTGCAAAGTATGATGCATGGAACTAAACTATTGTTTAGGGAGAATGTTCCAGAGTCTATAAAACTTATGCAAAGGTAACAACAGTACTCtttttcacatgagaatatgAAACATAAgagttgttttaatttaatttacactGTTGACAGAATCACTCAAAATAGTGAAGCTGTTTCTACAATGCTTAGCCAACCTAATGCTTCTCCCAAGTACAACATGGAGCAAGATTTCCTGTTCTTAACACCAAGAAAAACAATTGAAGAGTTGAAAGACTTGAAGGAGGTGTGTACAAGAATATTTTAAGAAGTCTATTATTATCAAGTTTTGTTCACTGCTTATCATGTTTGAACCATCAAAAACACATACATGTTAACAGAAAGTTTTCTTAGGATTGTTTTTGCATAACTTTGGCCACCATCAAAGACATAGAAGAATCTGATAACTGGTGGTACACAGCTTGCAAATGTAATAAGTCTGTGTTCCCAGACTCCAATATGTATTTCTGTGCTAATTGCAATCTCCATGTTGTTACTACTTTCCCAAGGTATAGCTTTCATAACTTGAGACAGTTTTGTATTGTAGATAAGTTAGCTTTGACAAGATctgtttgtgttttcttctgAAGGTACCGAATCAAACTAAGGGTCAGTGATGACACAGATTCTGCATCATTTGTCGTCTTTGATCATGAAGTTTCTTCCTTATTGAAGATCAAATGTGCAGATATGATAAAGAAACATAACAAGGTTTATCTGGACCATTTCTGCCAAATAATGGTTTTGGTTGCAAAACATACTTCATTCTTATAATATGTTGACTAGTTCAAATTCTCTACTAGGTCTTTTGGTGTTGTTTTCTGCTGAGcattaaaatatactaatattggtattttaataacctttttaatatattttaaaacaccgAAATCAGTATctattagtttattttgaagACATAATAGAGGGACAACACAGAAAAAATCCAACAGAAAATCTACATTCTATGTTGACATCAGTAAATTTTGCAGGCCATCAACGCAACAAGTGTTCCCAGAGAAATCAAAGACTTGATTGGAAAAATCTTGCTTTTTAAGGTTGAGATAAAAAAGTTGAACAATTCACAGTTTCAGTCTTCTTATGCAGTAAAAAGAATATCAGATGATGAGTTGATAATCGAAAAGTTTCTAAAGCTTTCTGCTCTTAAAATTGTAAGTTTGATGTTAAGCAATTCAAgaattatgaaaaaacaaaattatgtggCACTTCAGATTCCGAGACAACAAcctaaataaactttttttccaTTGATTGTGTGCAAGGAATTTGATGTGCCATTGGTCAATGCTAACAAATTCAAGTTCTGCTCTACACTGACCTCACCTTCAAAGGTATACACATTCTTGATCATGTAAAGTTACTTGAGGCTTTATTTCCATAACCAATCTTCTTGTTTTCAAATTCTGGCAAAATTTGTATTCAATGAAGTAATTAAGTTCACCATCATTTGCAGCAGAATTTGCTGCAAGATTTCACATGTGTGAGTGCTGATAAAGATTGCACTGAAGAGATTACTCATTCAAAAAGAAAGAGACATGACTCTTTTGATTTAGCTATGGAAAGTAGAAATAACAAGATTTTGAAGACTCTCAAGGACACTGAATGAAGAGTCATTTACttgttttttattcattttgtaGTTCAAAAACTATGCATCTGTTTTTAGATGAGTTAGAAGTGCTTttcaaaaattgtataaaaaatttagaacttTTCGAGGTTATTTGGGAAAAACAGGTTAATTTGATTGGTGTTAACAGTGGCAGAAAGGTCTTTTTGGAATTTATACAATGGTTTTATGTGTATTTTTATAACGCTTCTTTAACTACCTCTTGttctaaaaaatattgtttatatttttcacCAAATGCAATGTTGGTGTttatttgtgtttattaaaaaagatttttacaTTGaggaaagaaataataaatatttcaagtttataattaagttttgatTTCGGCGTGAAAGatgatttataaatttagaaagtCAATATGTCATGTTTGTAAAAGTACATagtgaattttgtaaaaataaaaaggataaagTATATACAACAATATAGAGTAaactttctaaaaataaaagacagAAAATGCAAAAATATGTTAAGTATATTTGCAAAAAAGACAAATCGATATATGGCCAGACATACTACTGgtgtaatatatattgttaaactTCTTTAATTAGTAGATGGACATACTTGTCTAATATATGTTATTAGATGTCTAATCAGTATATAAAAACAtttgtctaatgtatattgttagACATATCTATTCCGTATATGGTATTGTAAGACTCATCTAACTAGAGAATAGTTGTCTAATTGTATTAATAGACTTGTTTAATATGTGTATGAACAAACTTGTTTAACTTATCTTGTTAGACTCGTGTAATCAATGTATGGACAAAATCATCTAATGTGCATTCTTAGACTCTCTAATCAATGTATGATTGTTATATTTGTCTAATCAATGTATGGGCAAACACATAtaatgtgtattgttagactCGTCTAATGTTATTTGTTATACTCATATAATTAGTATATGACTAAATTTGTTTAATGTATATTGCAAGATTTATCTGAATGAATAAGTTTgtttaatgtatattaatagACCTGTCTAATCTATGTATGGACATACTTGACTAATGTATTATTAGACTAGTTTAATCAATACCTAAAAGACTTGTTAAATGTGTATTGCTAGACTAATTAATTTAACCAATGCATCAACAAACTCCTCTAATGTTTTCTGCTATACTCTTCTAATCAATATATTCCTAAACTCCTCTAATATTTTTCTGTTATACTTATCTAATCAATGTATGAAATGACTCATCAAATATTCCTAGACTCAACAAGACTTTACCAATTCTCCAACTCAatcaaaatcactttttaacaaCGTGAACACTTCTTCCTTCCATAAACAAACAGTACAACTCATCTATTCAAcctttttaaaacaattttaacaataacaatttacgattaaaatctcaaaattatcatattcatatatttcaaaacaaaacaatttaCATGATAATATCTTGCATGAAATAGATCTAGGAGACCAATTCATATCCAAGCAATCGAGTTTTTCTTCCCTAATGTGTCAtcaatttttaactaaattcTATGGCACCAAGTGCAAGCCATTATTCTTaagtttcatattttcatttcaCATAGTgctatgttaattaattaattgttttataacaAATTCAGTCGTTtctctttcaaatatttaagtttttaagtTTGCAAACCCAGGATAAGATTGCACTTTGCacattattgttaattttctCTGAAGTTTGTTGTTACAAGTTGAGTATTTTCAAACAATTTGCTGTATCTGGTGGCAGAGGTGTCAAGTTATCAGATTTATGTTTTTGAAGATAGTAGATTAGAGTTTCAAGTCCCGCATCGCTGAGAGAGCGGTGAGAATTATGAAAGTTGTGCTACAAAAGAAAAGTGTGTATGGTTGAACAACATACTTACCTGGACGGGATCAATGGATGATCAAGAAGGTCCATGGTCTAGGACAGTGACTTTCATTGCACTTCGAAGTAATATTGTTCTAAGGTCTACTCAAGTGGTAGAGTCTACATCATAATTTGTTGCAAAGGGGACCTGCGTTCGCGCGGTCCTTGCATCTCAGTTTCAAGTGGTAGAACCTACGTCATAATCTGTTGCatcatgttttgtttgattCAGCCCAGCATTGATATCAGTAATTGGTTGCTTCTGGTTATGTGTATATCCATTTTTGTGTTGTGGTTGCCAGTTTAAATGTCCTTACCTTAATTTGAAGTAGGTTTCGGTGAaagattaatattataaaaataaattcttattttatttagatatgAATGTAACTTCTTTCTGCAACCGAGATGAGAACTTCACCATAAGTGATAAGAACCCAAGATTTGCATCAACAACCACATTTTCAGTGCTCCAAGTGAAAAAAGCAAATATATGTAGGGCatgtaatacaattttattcatGGTTAGGAACTGCTTTTCATGCACAACTACTGCCTTCTGTTGATGGTTTGTACAATTTTAGCACACAACATTCTTATTGTTATGTTCTGTTGAACATTATAAattggtattttattttttttaatatattttaaaatattaaaattagtatttattaGTGTATTTTGAATTAGAGAAGATGAacaatacagaaaaaaaaattaatagagaatccaaattctatGTTGATATCAGTAAATTTTGCAGGCCATCAATGCAACAAGTGTTCCCAAAGATATCGAAGACTTGATTGGAAAAATCTTGCTTTTTAAGGTTGAGATAAAAAAGTTGAGCAATTCACAGTTTCAGTATTCTTATTCAGTATAAAGAATATTAGATGATGAGTTGATAATTGAAAAGTTTCTAAGGCTTTCTGCTCCTAAAATTGTAAGTTTAATGTTAAGCAATTCAAGAatcatgaaaaaacaaaaatcatgtGGCACTTCAGATTCTCAAACACAACCTAGAAAAACTTTTTCCATTGATTGTGTGCAAGGAATTTGATGTGCCATTGGTCAATGCTAACAAAGAACGCTTCAACTTCTGCTTTTTACTGTCCTCATCACCTTCAAAGGTATACACATTCTTGATGATGTAAAATTACTTGAGTGCTGAAAAAGATTGCACTGATGAGATTACTCATTCAAAGAGAAAGAAGCATGACTCTTTTGATTTAGCTAAGGAAAGTAGAAATAGCAAGATTTTGAAGACTCTTAAGCAACCTGAATGAAGActtatttacttgtttttgaTCCCTTTTGTAGTTGAAAAACTATGCATCTGTTTTTCTATAACTTAGAAGTGCTTTGGAAAACttgtattaaaaatttgaaaaatatttctatcTTGGgtttatgtttctattttacGGAAATGTTAAAGGTACCTACCACTAGAgatggcaacg
This portion of the Vigna unguiculata cultivar IT97K-499-35 chromosome 6, ASM411807v1, whole genome shotgun sequence genome encodes:
- the LOC114187234 gene encoding uncharacterized protein LOC114187234 isoform X1, which produces MVEQRIMSVVPSSSNSCTKKYDVFISYRGKDTRKNFSSHLYEALMQKKVETYIDEDIEKGDEISAALMKAIEDSRVSIVVFSENFASSKWCLNELIKIMDCKKELGQIVIPVFYSTDPSHVRNQTGRFMESFVKHEGEPNCIKWKTALTQAANLAGWSSQNYRTDAELLKDIVGDVLKRLPPRCRNQYTMECVYDSVASITAEKKTWRIQVKIIRMWTIPGLPNSRQPFSVEMVLMDDKGCKIHASMRRALIYKFISMLKEGNIYCMGFFTVGSNDGDYRTTKHDFKLNFEINTVVEELKEPSITHSPYSFVPFNDMLEKEYDMSYLVDVIGLVTGVVSKREYIRQERKIRMIVIEIESGGLKMDCALFGNYVDELNSFLGSGEVASPVVIQFARVKTFRGKVSLQSMMHGTKLLFRENVPESIKLMQRITQNSEAVSTMLSQPNASPKYNMEQDFLFLTPRKTIEELKDLKEDCFCITLATIKDIEESDNWWYTACKCNKSVFPDSNMYFCANCNLHVVTTFPRYRIKLRVSDDTDSASFVVFDHEVSSLLKIKCADMIKKHNKAINATSVPREIKDLIGKILLFKVEIKKLNNSQFQSSYAVKRISDDELIIEKFLKLSALKIEFDVPLVNANKFKFCSTLTSPSKQNLLQDFTCVSADKDCTEEITHSKRKRHDSFDLAMESRNNKILKTLKDTE
- the LOC114187234 gene encoding uncharacterized protein LOC114187234 isoform X2, whose translation is MVEQRIMSVVPSSSNSCTKKYDVFISYRGKDTRKNFSSHLYEALMQKKVETYIDEDIEKGDEISAALMKAIEDSRVSIVVFSENFASSKWCLNELIKIMDCKKELGQIVIPVFYSTDPSHVRNQTGRFMESFVKHEGEPNCIKWKTALTQAANLAGWSSQNYRTDAELLKDIVGDVLKRLPPRCRNQYTMECVYDSVASITAEKKTWRIQVKIIRMWTIPGLPNSRQPFSVEMVLMDDKGCKIHASMRRALIYKFISMLKEGNIYCMGFFTVGSNDGDYRTTKHDFKLNFEINTVVEELKEPSITHSPYSFVPFNDMLEKEYDMSYLVDVIGLVTGVVSKREYIRQERKIRMIVIEIESGGLKMDCALFGNYVDELNSFLGSGEVASPVVIQFARVKTFRGKVSLQSMMHGTKLLFRENVPESIKLMQRITQNSEAVSTMLSQPNASPKYNMEQDFLFLTPRKTIEELKDLKEDCFCITLATIKDIEESDNWWYTACKCNKSVFPDSNMYFCANCNLHVVTTFPRYRIKLRVSDDTDSASFVVFDHEVSSLLKIKCADMIKKHNKAINATSVPREIKDLIGKILLFKVEIKKLNNSQFQSSYAVKRISDDELIIEKFLKLSALKIEFDVPLVNANKFKFCSTLTSPSKNLLQDFTCVSADKDCTEEITHSKRKRHDSFDLAMESRNNKILKTLKDTE